The Oncorhynchus tshawytscha isolate Ot180627B linkage group LG05, Otsh_v2.0, whole genome shotgun sequence genome includes a window with the following:
- the ptgs2b gene encoding prostaglandin G/H synthase 2 — MNRIISALLFLPLGIIFVCEGGNPCCSQPCLNRGVCTAMGSEDYECDCTRTGFYGHNCTQPEFFTWIKVSLKPTPNTVHYLLTNYKGVWNIINSISFLRDAIMRYVLTSRSHLIDSPPTFNADYNYKSWEAYSNLSYYTRTLPPLPKDCPTPMGVVGKIELPDAKMLAEKLLIRRKFIPDPQGSSLMFAFFAQHFTHQFFKSDQKMGPAFTKAKGHGVDLGHIYGENLERQHKLRLFKDGKLKFQVLDGEVYPPTVKEVGADMHYPPHVPESHRFAVGHEAFGLVPGLMMYATIWLREHNRVCDVLKEVHPDWDDDRLFQTSRLILIGETIKIVIEDYVQHLSGYNFKLKFDPELLFKERFQYQNRISSEFNTLYHWHPLMPDAFHIQEQVYSYPQFVFNTSVVTTHGISNLVASFTKQIAGRVAGGRNVPPAVMMVALKSIENSRQMRYQSLNAYRKRFSMKPYASFEDLTGEKEMAAELEEMYGHVDAVELYPGLLVEKPRTNAIFGETMVEMGAPYSLKGLMGNPICSPEYWKPSTFGGSVGFDIINTASLQRLVCSNVKGPCPVASFHVPDVEDNRSNTINSSTAQSGSNDVNPTVLLKERTTEL, encoded by the exons ATGAACAGAATCATATCTGCGCTTCTATTTCTGCCTCTGGGCATAATATTTGTCTGCGAAGGAG GCAACCCTTGCTGTTCACAGCCATGCCTGAACCGCGGAGTGTGTACTGCCATGGGCTCAGAAGACTATGAGTGCGACTGCACACGCACTGGATTCTATGGCCACAACTGCACACAAC CTGAATTTTTCACGTGGATTAAAGTGTCTCTGAAGCCTACCCCAAACACAGTGCATTACCTCCTCACCAACTACAAGGGGGTCTGGAACATCATCAATAGCATTTCATTCCTCAGGGATGCTATCATGAGATATGTTCTGACAT CCCGCTCTCATCTGATCGACAGTCCACCGACCTTCAATGCGGACTATAATTATAAAAGCTGGGAAGCCTACTCCAACCTGTCCTACTACACACGAACCCTCCCTCCTCTGCCCAAGGATTGCCCAACCCCTATGGGAGTCGtag GTAAGAtagagctacctgatgctaagatGCTGGCTGAGAAGCTCCTGATCAGGAGGAAATTTATCCCCGACCCCCAGGGTTCCAGCCTGATGTTTGCTTTTTTCGCCCAACACTTCACCCACCAGTTTTTCAAATCTGACCAGAAGATGGGGCCGGCATTTACTAAAGCCAAGGGCCACGGG GTGGACCTTGGTCACATCTACGGGGAAAACCTTGAGAGGCAACATAAACTGCGGCTCTTCAAGGATGGCAAGCTGAAGTTTCAG gtgCTGGATGGAGAGGTGTACCCACCTACAGTGAAAGAGGTTGGGGCTGATATGCACTACCCTCCCCATGTCCCTGAGTCTCACCGCTTCGCTGTGGGCCATGAGGCGTTCGGCCTGGTGCCTGGTCTCATGATGTACGCTACTATCTGGCTGAGGGAACACAACCGCGTCTGTGATGTCCTGAAGGAGGTCCATCCAGACTGGGATGATGATAGGCTCTTCCAGACATCACGCCTCATTCTCATTG GTGAGACCATCAAGATTGTGATTGAGGACTACGTGCAGCACCTGAGCGGCTACAACTTCAAGCTGAAGTTCGACCCGGAGCTTCTCTTCAAAGAGCGTTTCCAGTATCAGAACCGCATCTCGTCAGAGTTCAACACCCTGTACCACTGGCACCCACTGATGCCTGATGCCTTCCACATACAGGAGCAGGTCTACTCCTACCCCCAGTTTGTCTTCAACACCTCCGTGGTCACCACACACGGCATCTCCAACCTGGTGGCGTCCTTTACCAAGCAGATCGCTGGACGG GTTGCTGGAGGTCGTAACGTCCCCCCTGCAGTGATGATGGTGGCTCTGAAGTCCATAGAGAACAGCAGACAGATGCGCTACCAGTCCCTCAACGCCTACAGGAAACGTTTCTCCATGAAGCCATATGCCTCCTTCGAAGACCTCACAG GAGAAAAGGAGATGGCTGCAGAGCTGGAGGAGATGTATGGGCATGTGGATGCTGTGGAGCTCTACCCAGGTCTGCTGGTGGAGAAGCCCAGAACCAATGCCATCTTTGGGGAGACCATGGTGGAGATGGGTGCCCCCTACTCCCTGAAAGGCCTGATGGGAAACCCCATTTGTTCACCAGAGTACTGGAAGCCCAGCACCTTTGGCGGGAGCGTTGGCTTTGACATCATCAACACCGCGTCCTTGCAGAGGCTAGTGTGCAGCAACGTCAAGGGCCCGTGCCCTGTGGCGTCCTTTCATGTGCCCGACGTAGAAGACAATAGATCCAATACCATCAATTCCAGTACAGCACAGTCGGGGAGCAACGATGTCAATCCCACAGTACTTCTGAAAGAAAGGACCACTGAGCTCTGA